The stretch of DNA TCCAGCATATGGATTTGAAGGCACATTAGCCGCAGTTACAAATCAGCCATCGGGAATTTGGCTCTCCGACGCGGACGCCATCGTGCTTCGCTCAACCATAGCGCAGCCTATTCCGCAGGTAGCTAGCCGAGAGGAGCGCAGTGAGCTTTTTGTGCACCTAAACTCGGTTCAAAGAATAGAAGTTCTCCATCCGCCCGCGGCGCCCAGAAGAGGATAAAGAATAAAGGTTTTAGAAGAAGATTTTTGCTAAAACAGACACAACAATCAAAGTCACAGCCATACCTACGAGAAGTTCAGGGCGGATTTTGATGCCTTCGGTTTCTTCCTCGAAGAACCGCAGCAGCCCTGCGCTTGCAGCAGGCATTGGACCGGAGTCTTTCTTTCGTTTTCTCATACCCATAGAGGTCGCATCCAAAGATGTTGATACCAGCCTAAGTGCCGATTTTAACTAATTAATGTTATGCCAACC from Candidatus Bathyarchaeota archaeon encodes:
- a CDS encoding preprotein translocase subunit Sec61beta, encoding MGMRKRKKDSGPMPAASAGLLRFFEEETEGIKIRPELLVGMAVTLIVVSVLAKIFF